One Littorina saxatilis isolate snail1 linkage group LG14, US_GU_Lsax_2.0, whole genome shotgun sequence genomic region harbors:
- the LOC138946975 gene encoding uncharacterized protein, translating to MAVSRDELIRFQTEDCSLKGCFSLAVSGELKSVGTATYSFYKENGILYRQYQAKDKVFCQVVVPENLRSSVMVTAHDQLLAGHCGVRRTLTRILTKFFWPGVSADVTRYVKSCDICQKTVSKGKVCPVPLVAMPQISTPFERVAIDLVGPLSPPSEEGHRYILTLIDLATRFPEAVPMKEITSVAVAEALLSIFARLGFPKEILSDQGSQFNSELMKQFHALCGTHAVRTSPYHPQANGTVERFHGTLKAMLRKVVHTQPKAWHRYLPALLFACRELPSESTGFSPFELMFGRSPKGPISLIADSWTQGPNAEDAQAKPIYAYLFELQNIIAETCELAKQNSAESSKRGKKYFDQRARQRTFDVGDEVLVLLPTNTNKLLMTWSGPYQVQECLHPDYKILVRGRSKIFHANMLKQYVRQGMSAVETEQEYDTSVSAGKCVSWNTITTFRGETVSDKFHEKAKKTVLPVYGPEKPPLIVGDTIAVVQEEDDFTSLPTLPAPMSSSMKDEDISSIDFDKGLSEVQKSSLHEVFSEFTQILTTLPGSFNGDLFLDVDLTTDVPVRRRAYDLPFSSKEVVERELQTMIDLGVIEKSKSAYSAPVVLVKKKDGACRFCIDYRALNKVTVFDAEPIPDVDELFTRLAHCSYFTRIDLTKGYWQIVVNPVDRHKTAFATHMGLYQWIRMPFGLVSAPAVFARMMRMLRLQEVSSMNFFDDILVHSCSFSAHLKHVRGVLQKLSQFNLTAKPSKILTGCRSLEFLGHIVGEGMLRPQEEKIQKILAIPTPTTKKQVRSLLGLLSFYRRYVAGFATLTAPISDLVKDSSGRTIQWTPACETALASMKQIFSEFPVLQLPKLDQSFVLRTDASGVGLGATLMQDLEGTLHPVAFASKKLLPRETRYSTIERECLAIVWAVAKFSKFLWGVVFVLQTDHKPLAYIQTCRFKNARVLRWSLSLQEYRFTVEPIPGTRNVFADLLSRSNHDQSVP from the coding sequence ATGGCTGTGTCACGTGATGAACTCATTCGGTTCCAGACTGAAGATTGCAGTCTAAAGGGTTGTTTCTCACTTGCAGTGAGTGGAGAATTGAAGTCTGTAGGAACGGCGACATATTCTTTCTAcaaagaaaatggtattttgTACAGGCAATACCAAGCTAAAGACAAAGTTTTTTGTCAGGTGGTGGTTCCAGAGAACTTGCGTTCGTCTGTGATGGTGACTGCACATGACCAGTTACTGGCGGGACATTGTGGCGTTCGGAGAACGTTGACGAGAATTCTTACCAAGTTTTTCTGGCCAGGTGTTTCGGCTGACGTGACTAGGTATGTGAAAAGCTGTGATATTTGTCAGAAGACAGTGTCGAAAGGGAAGGTGTGCCCTGTCCCACTGGTGGCCATGCCACAGATATCAACTCCGTTTGAGAGAGTTGCCATCGACCTTGTGGGTCCACTTTCTCCACCTTCTGAAGAAGGCCATAGATACATTCTAACCTTGATTGATTTGGCTACAAGATTTCCGGAGGCTGTTCCTATGAAGGAAATCACGTCAGTAGCTGTGGCTGAAGCTCTTTTGTCCATCTTCGCAAGGTTGGGTTTTCCAAAAGAGATTTTGTCTGATCAAGGTTCGCAGTTCAACTCTGAACTCATGAAACAGTTTCATGCGTTGTGCGGTACGCATGCTGTGCGAACTTCGCCATATCATCCACAGGCGAATGGGACTGTAGAGAGATTTCATGGAACTCTGAAAGCGATGTTGCGGAAAGTTGTCCATACGCAGCCGAAGGCATGGCATCGCTATTTGCCAGCGTTATTGTTCGCATGCAGAGAGCTTCCATCTGAGAGTACAGGATTTAGCCCTTTTGagcttatgtttggtcgttcgCCCAAAGGTCCCATTTCTTTGATAGCAGATTCGTGGACTCAGGGTCCAAATGCTGAAGATGCTCAGGCAAAACCCATCTACGCGTATCTATTTGAACTACAGAACATCATTGCAGAAACGTGTGAGttagcaaaacaaaactcagCAGAATCTTCCAAAAGAGGGAAGAAATACTTTGATCAACGTGCGAGGCAGCGCACTTTTGATGTTGGTGACGAGGTGTTAGTCTTACTGCCTACTAATACCAACAAACTATTGATGACATGGTCTGGTCCATACCAAGTTCAGGAATGCTTGCATCCGGATTACAAGATCCTGGTGAGAGGTCGTTCAAAGATCTTTCACGCTAACATGTTGAAACAGTATGTGCGACAAGGCATGAGTGCTGTTGAGACAGAGCAAGAGTATGATACGTCAGTGTCAGCGGGAAAGTGTGTTTCTTGGAACACTATCACGACTTTCAGGGGTGAGACAGTCTCTGATAAGTTCCATGAAAAAGCAAAGAAGACTGTTCTACCAGTCTACGGACCGGAGAAACCTCCATTGATTGTAGGTGATACCATTGCTGTGGTACAAGAAGAAGATGATTTTACTTCGTTACCTACCTTGCCGGCTCCCATGTCGTCTTCCATGAAAGATGAAGACATATCGTCTATAGACTTTGACAAAGGTCTCTCAGAGGTGCAGAAATCGAGTCTGCATGAGGTATTTTCTGAGTTTACTCAGATTTTGACGACTTTGCCAGGTTCGTTCAATGGAGATCTTTTTCTTGATGTTGATTTGACCACTGATGTGCCAGTACGACGACGTGCATATGATTTACCATTCTCTTCGAAGGAAGTGGTTGAAAGAGAATTGCAGACTATGATCGACTTAGGAGTGATTGAAAAGTCCAAATCTGCATACTCAGCTCCAGTTGTTTtggtaaaaaagaaagatggtGCTTGTCGATTTTGCATTGACTACAGAGCTTTGAACAAGGTAACTGTGTTTGACGCAGAACCAATCCCAGATGTTGATGAACTCTTTACGAGGCTTGCTCATTGTTCGTACTTCACTCGCATTGATCTCACAAAGGGGTACTGGCAGATTGTTGTAAACCCCGTTGACAGGCATAAAACGGCGTTTGCTACGCACATGGGTTTGTACCAATGGATCAGGATGCCTTTTGGCCTTGTTTCGGCTCCAGCAGTGTTCGCTCGTATGATGCGAATGTTGAGGCTTCAGGAAGTCTCCAGCATGAACTTCTTTGACGACATTTTGGTGCACAGTTGTTCATTTTCTGCCCATTTAAAGCATGTACGGGGAGTTCTACAGAAACTGTCACAGTTCAACCTCACTGCAAAGCCGTCCAAGATTTTGACAGGTTGTCGCAGTCTTGAGTTCTTGGGTCATATTGTGGGAGAGGGAATGCTTCGTCCACAGGAGGagaagatccagaagattctgGCGATTCCTACTCCTACCACCAAGAAGCAGGTTCGATCTCTGTTGGGGTTGTTGAGCTTCTATCGGAGGTATGTGGCGGGATTCGCAACTCTCACAGCACCGATCTCAGATCTCGTCAAAGACTCGAGTGGTCGAACCATCCAGTGGACGCCTGCATGTGAGACTGCTTTAGCAAGTATGAAGCAGATCTTTTCTGAGTTCCCAGTTTTACAATTGCCAAAACTGGACCAGTCTTTTGTTCTCCGGACTGATGCCAGTGGAGTTGGTTTGGGTGCGACTTTGATGCAGGACTTGGAAGGTACACTTCACCCAGTTGCCTTTGCAAGCAAGAAGTTGTTGCCACGGGAAACCAGGTACAGCACGATTGAAAGGGAGTGTCTGGCAATTGTGTGGGCTGTTGCAAAGTTCTCCAAGTTCCTATGGGGAGTGGTCTTCGTCTTGCAGACAGATCACAAACCACTGGCGTACATTCAAACGTGTCGTTTCAAGAACGCGAGAGTTTTGCGTTGGTCACTCTCGTTGCAAGAGTACAGGTTCACAGTTGAACCGATACCGGGAACACGGAACGTGTTTGCCGATTTGTTGTCACGTTCAAATCATGACCAGTCTGTTCCCTAG